TTTTTTCACCATAACACTCGgatttttctttttcactttaATGCAAAATCTTCTCTACCCCTTTACACAAATATGACATGCCACGAGAATCACAAATCgacatgtcagttactgatttgGAAATCTCGAAATTTTCTATCCATTTCAGACATACTAgatgcaacattttaaaacctaaCTCATCaatttgccatattaatttataGTTTTCACGCACCTCTCATATTATTTTGACAAGAAAATTATATTATtccaataattaattaattatttttattttctcgaaaaaaaaaaactcaataaacacaattttatggttagagaaaAAATTGACACGTAAAAATAGGATTGGTGAGTGCACCAAAACGGCCCAAGCCGCCATTGTACCCTACCCAAACCCTCAAACATCCATTTTAAGGTAAAAAGGCAGAGGGAAATAATCTCGACTGAGAGAAAGCGAGAGTTCAATTAATTCGATTTTTTTAAGAGGTGAGGGAAAAAAATGGAAGATTCATCATCAAAGTCGTTCTTGAGAAAGCAATGGAATGAATACAAAGAATTCTGGGCCGATCGATTTCCGTTCACTAATGTCTATTCAAGATACATCGGCCGTGAACAGTCCCTTCCTTCATGGTCTGAATCCGATGTTAACGAGTTCATCGCTTCTGATCCGGTGCATGGACCCATCGTAAATCATTTCCTCCCCTTCTCtgttaatttttgtgttttttttatgGGTTTTCTGTACTGGGTTTCTTTGTTTAGTTCATATTTCTTTTTTCGTGTTACAGTTCCTTTAATTCAAGTTTAggttttttcatctattttaatagtttttacTGGTACCCTATGCGATTTTATTTTCGTGTCGAATTAGTTTATTTTTCCTACTGTTTTTTCGCATTGGGTTTCTTTGATTTAGTTTAGATTGTAGCAAAATTAGTCCTTTTTTACTGCTTCCTTTTTCGTTTTTGATTGTTTTTTCCTGTTggtttttagtgtttaattctggtttagggttgatttgattaaatttaatTGCTAATATATTAggtttgaatttttattatttttaattcaggGACCAAATGATGTATTAAGCATATTGGgagaaattcaaattttattattgttttgacTGTTCTTGTTCTTGTTGAATGGTTTTATCATCATGGGAGTTTATATATTAGAACTAATGGGTTTTTCCTAATTTGCGAAGCTTGTAAATTTCATTATTTCGATATGAACACAGTATTACCCTTTGTGATTTTATCTTATTTATCTTAAGATGTTGAATCTTGAAACTAATAGTGAAAATGGGAGTTTTTTGTTAATTGATTTTAAAGTTTATTAGGGGGATTTAGAGGTTATTGTTAAAATATTGAATATTATCTCCATAAGGTATAACCATATGCCGGTTATTGTTTCAGTTGAAGACTGCCAGGGAAGCAGCAAACATCGCCTTATACGGAAGTGCAATCGGAGCTATCACAACTGCAGGTTTTGCCTGGAAATACTCGAAGAGTTTACATGGTAGTATACTGCTTATTCTCTTTGTTTGCATATGTGTTTTTGTTTCATAACGATGAAATTGTCGAAATCTGGTTTGGTCTGAATATCAAAGTCTCGGTTCCTTTAATAGTTAGGGGAGTGTGTCATAATTAAGCTGGTATGagataaaagtaccatggaggccctTGTGGTAGAAGTTGGATTGCATTTTGCCCTCTCTACtcaaaaaatgaacaaattagtcCATGTACGCTAGATCAAAAGGCAAATTGGTCTTTGTGTTAAacatttcatccatttctacttTTAAAACTGGTACTTGTACATCAGCATGAGTTACACGTGGCATGTCGCATGTCATTGTTTTGTTATTTTGTCAGTCACACCAGttttaacaatacaaatggatgaaatttttaaaagaaaggaccaatttgttctttgatctaacatacagGAACTAATTTGCCCTCTTTTAGTAGAAGGAGCAAAAAGCAATCTGGCTACTAGaggcctccatggtacttttactacTGATATGAATATATTACAGTACAAGGAATTCAGTTATGCTTCCCGATAGGTAGTCAAGGAAGTTCATAAGGCAACGGTAAGTGCCCAACCGTTTTACCATTCACAATGATTCGTGATCCCCAGTGTTGTCAATGGCGTAAGGCACAAAAAAAAAGTGCAATATATGCACGTGTCTATATGTGCTTATTATAAGCTTTAAGACATATAATAAACTCTGAAGTGTGGTCTACTTTATCTACGTAATATGCATTTTTTTTACTAGTCAATATGCATGATTTCCTTATGGTCCATGTTTATAGTTGAACACTCAAATATCGAGACTAGTACTAGGATGAATAAAGGTAGATTTCCAacgaaaaagtgaaaataaaagaatgaaggAGAATTTCAATCAGGTGGGCCTTTTTTTTATGCCTATTGCCTTACAGGTAAGCACATGTTGGTTC
Above is a genomic segment from Gossypium arboreum isolate Shixiya-1 chromosome 8, ASM2569848v2, whole genome shotgun sequence containing:
- the LOC108469799 gene encoding succinate dehydrogenase subunit 6, mitochondrial, with the translated sequence MEDSSSKSFLRKQWNEYKEFWADRFPFTNVYSRYIGREQSLPSWSESDVNEFIASDPVHGPILKTAREAANIALYGSAIGAITTAGFAWKYSKSLHGAGLSFVGGAVFGWTFGQEIANHAYQLYRLDTMAAQAKFMDWWENKCRR